In one Magallana gigas chromosome 7, xbMagGiga1.1, whole genome shotgun sequence genomic region, the following are encoded:
- the LOC117684863 gene encoding uncharacterized protein — MAMSAEEEIPAMAQHYLVCGTEDCKRNCQFYCNPCHQRLCERCRDEHQESPDTKDHEVVPYKQRKPQLPEEKCNLHPKRNVEILCKECNVPLCAKCIFMKEHTGHQLDDLEEKYAEKIAFCRSEISKIQEYYLSTSQGLKKEIKEDVMAIKNTMDDIRNSIRAEAESLKEFVDRVTSDKLEQANIMEESLLKTLKSQEKTYEDYTEYLEKLLKEFHSYKSIDNIRILFSDDFKNLKIQSIPETAQPVLPVFTAGHFYKDEVSKLLGSVNFPNIKPDNRRIKPMENASTQLKLTGKQMRRDVEKLDMKQTLSLSSSVTKVREYTVPVVGSVYHISLGKSGRLWFSDCYGNLVQTDLQGNQVQKIKTSGENGYHTVTQDGDLIYTDRKNKVINRIKQDNTITKFIKTGDWEPLSIHSSRINGDILVGMIKDKEAKVTRYNKTGKEIQNIQRDNKEQELYKYPHYITENINGDICTSDFNKEAVVVVNKSGQHRFSYTGQGSRFFYYGICNDLLGHIIVCNGYPGNSTLEIIDQDGQFLSLLLTPQQGILPFGVCADDESHLHVGQWKTKTVTVYKYLQ, encoded by the coding sequence ATGGCAATGTCTGCAGAAGAAGAAATACCGGCGATGGCCCAGCACTATTTGGTTTGTGGCACTGAAGACTGTAAGAGGAACTGTCAGTTCTATTGCAATCCTTGTCACCAAAGATTGTGTGAACGATGCAGAGACGAACATCAGGAAAGTCCTGATACCAAGGACCATGAAGTGGTCCCTTACAAACAACGCAAACCACAACTTCCAGAGGAGAAATGCAATCTCCATCCAAAACGAAATGTAGAAATTCTTTGTAAGGAATGTAATGTCCCTCTTTGCGCTAAGTGTATCTTCATGAAAGAGCACACCGGTCATCAACTTGACGATCTGGAAGAAAAATACGCGGAAAAGATCGCATTTTGCAGATCAGAAATATCCAAAATCCAAGAGTATTACCTCTCAACATCACaaggtttaaaaaaagagaTTAAAGAAGATGTCATGGCAATAAAAAATACTATGGACGACATCAGAAATTCCATAAGGGCTGAAGCGGAGTCTCTGAAAGAGTTTGTGGATAGGGTCACATCAGACAAATTGGAACAAGCGAATATAATGGAAGAATCACTTCTCAAGACACTAAAATCACAGGAAAAAACTTATGAGGATTACACTGAATATCTTGAAAAACTTCTGAAGGAGTTTCACAGCTACAAGTCCATAGACAATAtcagaattttattttctgatgattttaaaaatttaaaaatccaatcTATACCAGAGACAGCACAACCAGTTTTACCAGTGTTTACTGCCGGTCATTTCTACAAAGACGAAGTTTCCAAGTTGCTTGGTAGTGTAAATTTTCCAAACATCAAACCTGATAATAGAAGAATAAAACCCATGGAGAATGCTTCTACACAGTTAAAACTTACAGGGAAACAGATGAGACGAGACGTAGAGAAATTAGACATGAAACAAACACTGTCTCTGTCTTCCTCTGTCACCAAGGTCAGGGAATACACAGTACCAGTTGTTGGCagtgtatatcatatatcactGGGTAAATCAGGCAGACTCTGGTTCAGTGATTGTTATGGTAACCTTGTCCAAACAGATTTACAGGGGAATCAGGTACAGAAGATAAAGACCAGTGGTGAAAATGGCTACCACACAGTCACACAGGACGGGGATCTGATCTATACAGACAGAAAGAACAAAGTCATCAATAGGATAAAACAGGATAATACAATCactaaatttattaaaacaggAGACTGGGAACCACTCAGCATACACTCCTCCCGCATCAACGGGGACATACTGGTGGGGATGATAAAGGATAAAGAGGCTAAAGTCACCAGGTACAACAAGACAGGAaaagaaatacagaacatacaAAGAGACAACAAAGAACAGGAACTGTATAAGTATCCACactacatcacagaaaacatcaatggtgatATCTGTACATCAGACTTTAACAAGGAAGCTGTAGTGGTAGTGAATAAATCAGGACAACACAGGTTCTCCTACACTGGTCAAGGGTCAAGGTTTTTTTACTATGGTATCTGCAATGATCTCCTTGGTCACATCATTGTCTGTAACGGTTATCCTGGCAATAGTACACTTGAAATCATTGATCAGGACGGTCAGTTCTTGTCTCTACTACTCACACCACAACAAGGGATACTTCCCTTTGGTGTGTGTGCAGATGATGAGAGCCACCTCCATGTGGGACAATGGAAAACCAAAACAGTCACAGTCTACAAGTATCTACAGTAA
- the LOC105348082 gene encoding phosphoglucomutase-1 isoform X1, with protein sequence MSYSSTTVSSSPIEGQKPGTSGLRKAVKVYLQKNYTENFVQSILEGGLSKIEGSTLVIGGDGRYYDKEATLLIIKMCAANWVSKVIVAQNGLMSTPAVSCVIRKYRTNGGIILTASHNPGGPDADFGIKFNTENGGPAPENVTDKIFERTKSISEYKICPDLNADISKVGLSTYTVDGKEFSVQVIDSVLDYVEYMKEIFDFPALKNYLSTGKQVLIDAMNGVMGPYAKKVICEELGAPQNSVVNCTPLEDFGGKHPDPNLTYAADLVTEMAKGHYDFGAAFDGDGDRNMILGKNAFFVTPSDSLAVLAHYLECIPYFKETGVKGYARSMPTSGAVDRVAKAKNQTCFEVPTGWKFFGNLMDAGRLSLCGEESFGTGSDHIREKDGLWAVLAWLSVLANQNCSVEECIKKHWHTYGRNFYTRYDYENCESEPANKMMANLNAYVADQSNIGKVFTSGDKSYTLAKADNFSYTDPVDHSISKNQGIRLIFSDDSRIIFRLSGTGSSGATIRMYLEGYESDPAKYEMDPQVVLRPLIDIALKLSQLPELTGRDAPTVIT encoded by the exons ATGTCATACTCATCAACTACAGTTTCATCTTCCCCGATAGAGGGACAGAAGCCGGGGACGAGCGGACTAAGGAAAGCTGTCAAAGTCTACTTGCAAAAAAATTACACGgaaaattttgtgcagagtATACTGGAAGGGGGGTTAAGTAAAATAGAGGGTTCGACTCTAGTCATCGGAGGCGATGGACGATACTATGATAAGGAGGCAACATTGCTCATCATTAAAATGTGTGCAGCAAATTGG GTGTCTAAAGTAATAGTTGCTCAGAATGGTTTAATGTCAACACCAGCAGTATCCTGTGTCATTCGTAAATACAGAACTAATGGTGGAATTATTTTGACTGCAAGTCACAATCCTGGGGGCCCAGATGCTGATTTTGGCATAAAGTTCAATACTGAAAATGGAG gTCCAGCTCCAGAAAATGTAACagacaaaatatttgaaagaacAAAAAGCATCAGTGAGTACAAGATTTGTCCCGATTTGAATGCTGATATCTCCAAAGTTGGTCTTTCTACATACACGGTTGATGGTAAAGAGTTCAGTGTTCAGGTCATAGACTCTGTGTTGGATTATGTGGAGTATATGAAGGAAATATTCGACTTCCCTGCTCTGAAAAACTACCTGTCCACAGGGAAACAAGTGCTTATTGATGCAATGAATGGAG TTATGGGTCCATATGCCAAGAAGGTGATCTGTGAGGAGCTCGGGGCCCCACAGAACAGTGTGGTCAACTGCACCCCTCTAGAGGACTTTGGGGGCAAACATCCCGACCCCAATCTGACTTATGCTGCCGACTTAGTGACAGAGATGGCCAAGGGGCATTATGACTTTGGTGCTGCATTTGATGGAGATGGA GACAGGAACATGATCCTGGGAAAGAATGCCTTCTTCGTGACGCCATCAGATTCTTTGGCTGTTTTAGCACATTATCTAGAATGTATTCCATATTTCAAAGAGACTGGGGTCAAAGGTTATGCCCGGAGTATGCCAACAAGTGGAGCAGTAGACAG aGTGGCTAAAGCCAAGAATCAAACTTGTTTTGAGGTTCCGACAGGATGGAAATTCTTTGGAAACTTGATGGATGCTGGTCGCCTGTCTCTTTGTGGGGAGGAGAGCTTTGGAACCGGGTCAGACCACATCCGTGAAAAGGACGGCTTATGGGCGGTCCTAGCCTGGTTGTCCGTCCTAGCCAATCAGAACTGCAGTGTGGAGGAATGCATAAAAAAGCACTGGCACACCTATGGTCGAAACTTCTATACAAG atatgattatgaaaactgTGAATCAGAACCAGCCAATAAGATGATGGCAAATCTAAATGCATATGTTGCTGACCAGTCCAACATTGGAAAAGTATTTACCTCTGGAGACAAGTCTTACACATTAGCCAAGGCAGACAACTTTTCTTACACAGATCCTGTGGATCACAGCATTAGTAAAAACCAG GGTATTCGCCTGATATTTTCCGATGATTCCCGCATCATTTTCCGCCTCAGTGGAACAGGAAGTAGTGGCGCCACCATTCGGATGTATCTGGAAGGGTACGAGAGTGACCCAGCCAAATATGAAATGGATCCACAG GTTGTTTTGCGCCCCTTGATAGACATTGCACTCAAGTTATCCCAGCTGCCTGAACTGACAGGAAGAGATGCTCCAACCGTTATCACATAA
- the LOC105348083 gene encoding MAP kinase-interacting serine/threonine-protein kinase 1 isoform X3, with the protein MDNDLENNNNSINNNNNNEDNSSPFNRNHNSSRNKKKRRKAADIPEKQFNDLYRPTGEMLGNGSYASVQTYKNNHSNKEYAVKIIEKNNGRSRSKVFKEIEIFHLCQGHENILQLYEYFEESERFYLVFDKMQGGTLLANIERRGHLTEREASLVVRDIARALDFLHRKGIAHRDLKPENILCEKTDEVVPIRICDFDLASGVPVSQNDNCTTPELLTPVGSAEYMAPEVVDAWVGESFKYDKKCDLWSLGTILYIMLCGYPPFYGQCGEDCGWEKGEPCQDCQDSLFTRIQEGIFDFPDNEWFNISPDAKDLIQKLLVRDPRKRLSAVEVLHHPWVQTSPAPTPLATPRVLTRNNSTKDLECYASEVISMNRMMQQHLLISEPTSFFIGNRDENLLEELLEETDSGDDLFMPSIKLSPPCSGLAKRRTCTTLRNLNTSGEQSDGVDSLPSSHSSTFGVSV; encoded by the exons ATGGACAACGACCTGGAGAATAACAACAATtccatcaacaacaacaacaacaatgaaGACAACAGCAGTCCCTTCAACAGAAATCACAACTCGTCTCGGAACAAAAAGAAAAGGAGAAAGGCAGCTGACATTCCAGAAAAACAGTTTAATG ACCTTTATAGACCAACAGGAGAAATGCTTGGGAATGGATCATATGCTTCTGTTCAAACTTACAAAAATAACCATAGCAACAAGGAGTATGCAGTAAAG ATAATTGAAAAGAATAATGGAAGATCTAGGAGCAAAGTTTTCAAAGAAATTGAGATATTCCATTTGTGCCAAGGACATGAGAACATCTTGCAGCTTTATGAGTATTTTGAAGAGTCGGAGCGGTTCTACCTTGTGTTTGATAAAATGCAAGGAG GTACCCTTCTTGCTAACATCGAAAGGCGAGGCCACTTGACTGAGAGAGAAGCAAGTTTAGTGGTTCGTGACATAGCCAGAGCTTTAGATTTTCTTCACCGTAAAGGAATTGCCCATAGGGATTTAAaacctgaaaatattttgtgcGAGAAAACAGATGag GTGGTTCCAATTCGAATCTGTGACTTTGACCTTGCCAGTGGTGTTCCGGTCAGTCAGAATGACAACTGCACCACCCCTGAATTACTCACCCCAGTTGGTTCTGCTGAGTACATGGCACCTGAGGTTGTGGACGCCTGGGTCGGAGAGTCGTTCAAGTACGACAAAAAATGTGATCTGTGGAGTCTTGGAACCATACT GTACATCATGCTTTGTGGATACCCGCCTTTCTACGGTCAGTGTGGAGAGGACTGTGGGTGGGAGAAGGGAGAGCCATGCCAGGACTGTCAGGACAGCCTCTTCACCAGAATCCAAGAGGGCATCTTTGACTTTCCTGATAATGAGTGGTTCAACATCTCGCCAGACGCTAAGGATTTGATCCAGAAACTCCTGGTGAGGGACCCCAGAAAGAGGCTCTCTGCTGTGGAGGTTCTTCACCACCCCTGGGTGCAGACATCTCCAGCTCCCACTCCGCTGGCAACACCAAGAGTACTCACCAG GAACAACAGCACAAAAGACTTGGAGTGCTATGCCAGCGAAGTAATATCCATGAACCGCATGATGCAGCAACACTTGCTCATTTCCGAGCCAACTTCATTCTTCATTGGCAACCGCGACGAAAACTTGTTGGAGGAGTTGTTAGAGGAAACAGACTCTGGGGATGATCTCTTTATGCCCTCCATAAAACTCTCTCCTCCCTGCTCAGGACTTGCCAAGAGACGCACCTGTACAACCCTGAGGAACTTGAACACCTCGGGAGAGCAGAGTGACGGTGTTGACTCGCTTCCAAGTTCACATTCCTCCACCTTTGGTGTGAGCGTGTAG
- the LOC105348083 gene encoding MAP kinase-interacting serine/threonine-protein kinase 1 isoform X1 produces the protein MPGIMIDVESQYCPSPRRPNSLELTSCLTLEMDNDLENNNNSINNNNNNEDNSSPFNRNHNSSRNKKKRRKAADIPEKQFNDLYRPTGEMLGNGSYASVQTYKNNHSNKEYAVKIIEKNNGRSRSKVFKEIEIFHLCQGHENILQLYEYFEESERFYLVFDKMQGGTLLANIERRGHLTEREASLVVRDIARALDFLHRKGIAHRDLKPENILCEKTDEVVPIRICDFDLASGVPVSQNDNCTTPELLTPVGSAEYMAPEVVDAWVGESFKYDKKCDLWSLGTILYIMLCGYPPFYGQCGEDCGWEKGEPCQDCQDSLFTRIQEGIFDFPDNEWFNISPDAKDLIQKLLVRDPRKRLSAVEVLHHPWVQTSPAPTPLATPRVLTRNNSTKDLECYASEVISMNRMMQQHLLISEPTSFFIGNRDENLLEELLEETDSGDDLFMPSIKLSPPCSGLAKRRTCTTLRNLNTSGEQSDGVDSLPSSHSSTFGVSV, from the exons ATGCCTGGAATAATGATTGAC GTGGAATCTCAGTATTGCCCCTCCCCGAGACGACCCAACAGCCTGGAATTGACCAGCTGCTTGACCCTGGAAATGGACAACGACCTGGAGAATAACAACAATtccatcaacaacaacaacaacaatgaaGACAACAGCAGTCCCTTCAACAGAAATCACAACTCGTCTCGGAACAAAAAGAAAAGGAGAAAGGCAGCTGACATTCCAGAAAAACAGTTTAATG ACCTTTATAGACCAACAGGAGAAATGCTTGGGAATGGATCATATGCTTCTGTTCAAACTTACAAAAATAACCATAGCAACAAGGAGTATGCAGTAAAG ATAATTGAAAAGAATAATGGAAGATCTAGGAGCAAAGTTTTCAAAGAAATTGAGATATTCCATTTGTGCCAAGGACATGAGAACATCTTGCAGCTTTATGAGTATTTTGAAGAGTCGGAGCGGTTCTACCTTGTGTTTGATAAAATGCAAGGAG GTACCCTTCTTGCTAACATCGAAAGGCGAGGCCACTTGACTGAGAGAGAAGCAAGTTTAGTGGTTCGTGACATAGCCAGAGCTTTAGATTTTCTTCACCGTAAAGGAATTGCCCATAGGGATTTAAaacctgaaaatattttgtgcGAGAAAACAGATGag GTGGTTCCAATTCGAATCTGTGACTTTGACCTTGCCAGTGGTGTTCCGGTCAGTCAGAATGACAACTGCACCACCCCTGAATTACTCACCCCAGTTGGTTCTGCTGAGTACATGGCACCTGAGGTTGTGGACGCCTGGGTCGGAGAGTCGTTCAAGTACGACAAAAAATGTGATCTGTGGAGTCTTGGAACCATACT GTACATCATGCTTTGTGGATACCCGCCTTTCTACGGTCAGTGTGGAGAGGACTGTGGGTGGGAGAAGGGAGAGCCATGCCAGGACTGTCAGGACAGCCTCTTCACCAGAATCCAAGAGGGCATCTTTGACTTTCCTGATAATGAGTGGTTCAACATCTCGCCAGACGCTAAGGATTTGATCCAGAAACTCCTGGTGAGGGACCCCAGAAAGAGGCTCTCTGCTGTGGAGGTTCTTCACCACCCCTGGGTGCAGACATCTCCAGCTCCCACTCCGCTGGCAACACCAAGAGTACTCACCAG GAACAACAGCACAAAAGACTTGGAGTGCTATGCCAGCGAAGTAATATCCATGAACCGCATGATGCAGCAACACTTGCTCATTTCCGAGCCAACTTCATTCTTCATTGGCAACCGCGACGAAAACTTGTTGGAGGAGTTGTTAGAGGAAACAGACTCTGGGGATGATCTCTTTATGCCCTCCATAAAACTCTCTCCTCCCTGCTCAGGACTTGCCAAGAGACGCACCTGTACAACCCTGAGGAACTTGAACACCTCGGGAGAGCAGAGTGACGGTGTTGACTCGCTTCCAAGTTCACATTCCTCCACCTTTGGTGTGAGCGTGTAG
- the LOC105348083 gene encoding MAP kinase-interacting serine/threonine-protein kinase 1 isoform X2 has protein sequence MKEVESQYCPSPRRPNSLELTSCLTLEMDNDLENNNNSINNNNNNEDNSSPFNRNHNSSRNKKKRRKAADIPEKQFNDLYRPTGEMLGNGSYASVQTYKNNHSNKEYAVKIIEKNNGRSRSKVFKEIEIFHLCQGHENILQLYEYFEESERFYLVFDKMQGGTLLANIERRGHLTEREASLVVRDIARALDFLHRKGIAHRDLKPENILCEKTDEVVPIRICDFDLASGVPVSQNDNCTTPELLTPVGSAEYMAPEVVDAWVGESFKYDKKCDLWSLGTILYIMLCGYPPFYGQCGEDCGWEKGEPCQDCQDSLFTRIQEGIFDFPDNEWFNISPDAKDLIQKLLVRDPRKRLSAVEVLHHPWVQTSPAPTPLATPRVLTRNNSTKDLECYASEVISMNRMMQQHLLISEPTSFFIGNRDENLLEELLEETDSGDDLFMPSIKLSPPCSGLAKRRTCTTLRNLNTSGEQSDGVDSLPSSHSSTFGVSV, from the exons ATGAAGGAA GTGGAATCTCAGTATTGCCCCTCCCCGAGACGACCCAACAGCCTGGAATTGACCAGCTGCTTGACCCTGGAAATGGACAACGACCTGGAGAATAACAACAATtccatcaacaacaacaacaacaatgaaGACAACAGCAGTCCCTTCAACAGAAATCACAACTCGTCTCGGAACAAAAAGAAAAGGAGAAAGGCAGCTGACATTCCAGAAAAACAGTTTAATG ACCTTTATAGACCAACAGGAGAAATGCTTGGGAATGGATCATATGCTTCTGTTCAAACTTACAAAAATAACCATAGCAACAAGGAGTATGCAGTAAAG ATAATTGAAAAGAATAATGGAAGATCTAGGAGCAAAGTTTTCAAAGAAATTGAGATATTCCATTTGTGCCAAGGACATGAGAACATCTTGCAGCTTTATGAGTATTTTGAAGAGTCGGAGCGGTTCTACCTTGTGTTTGATAAAATGCAAGGAG GTACCCTTCTTGCTAACATCGAAAGGCGAGGCCACTTGACTGAGAGAGAAGCAAGTTTAGTGGTTCGTGACATAGCCAGAGCTTTAGATTTTCTTCACCGTAAAGGAATTGCCCATAGGGATTTAAaacctgaaaatattttgtgcGAGAAAACAGATGag GTGGTTCCAATTCGAATCTGTGACTTTGACCTTGCCAGTGGTGTTCCGGTCAGTCAGAATGACAACTGCACCACCCCTGAATTACTCACCCCAGTTGGTTCTGCTGAGTACATGGCACCTGAGGTTGTGGACGCCTGGGTCGGAGAGTCGTTCAAGTACGACAAAAAATGTGATCTGTGGAGTCTTGGAACCATACT GTACATCATGCTTTGTGGATACCCGCCTTTCTACGGTCAGTGTGGAGAGGACTGTGGGTGGGAGAAGGGAGAGCCATGCCAGGACTGTCAGGACAGCCTCTTCACCAGAATCCAAGAGGGCATCTTTGACTTTCCTGATAATGAGTGGTTCAACATCTCGCCAGACGCTAAGGATTTGATCCAGAAACTCCTGGTGAGGGACCCCAGAAAGAGGCTCTCTGCTGTGGAGGTTCTTCACCACCCCTGGGTGCAGACATCTCCAGCTCCCACTCCGCTGGCAACACCAAGAGTACTCACCAG GAACAACAGCACAAAAGACTTGGAGTGCTATGCCAGCGAAGTAATATCCATGAACCGCATGATGCAGCAACACTTGCTCATTTCCGAGCCAACTTCATTCTTCATTGGCAACCGCGACGAAAACTTGTTGGAGGAGTTGTTAGAGGAAACAGACTCTGGGGATGATCTCTTTATGCCCTCCATAAAACTCTCTCCTCCCTGCTCAGGACTTGCCAAGAGACGCACCTGTACAACCCTGAGGAACTTGAACACCTCGGGAGAGCAGAGTGACGGTGTTGACTCGCTTCCAAGTTCACATTCCTCCACCTTTGGTGTGAGCGTGTAG